One Rhodoferax ferrireducens T118 DNA segment encodes these proteins:
- a CDS encoding Lrp/AsnC family transcriptional regulator, whose translation MATPLDPLDRQLLDLLKVNARLPMVQLAKALGCARSTAQLRLKALEDTGVITGYTVGVTANRSAPGIHAMVLISIESKNEPEVVRALSKRHEITKLYSVSGRYDLCALLATESTHELDAVIDKMRVIKGVIETFSTILLATKLDRPE comes from the coding sequence ATGGCCACCCCCCTGGATCCCCTGGATCGCCAACTGCTTGACCTGCTCAAGGTCAATGCCCGCCTGCCAATGGTCCAGCTGGCCAAAGCGCTGGGCTGCGCCCGCAGCACGGCGCAACTGCGGCTGAAGGCACTGGAAGATACGGGCGTGATCACCGGCTACACCGTCGGCGTGACCGCTAACCGGTCGGCGCCCGGCATCCATGCCATGGTGCTGATTTCGATCGAATCGAAAAACGAGCCCGAGGTGGTGCGCGCGCTCTCCAAACGGCACGAAATTACCAAGCTCTACTCGGTCAGTGGCCGTTACGACCTGTGCGCCCTGCTGGCAACCGAATCGACCCACGAACTTGACGCGGTGATTGACAAGATGCGGGTCATCAAAGGCGTGATCGAAACCTTCTCGACCATCCTGCTCGCGACCAAGCTCGACCGACCGGAGTAA
- a CDS encoding EAL domain-containing protein: protein MYLFNLLPAAWRLRVPRTLLALCALALLTAPTLAREVRVGVYQNEPKIFMGADGQPSGILGDLLVAMARLEGWTLKPVPCEWAACLDALQAGNIDLMPDLALSEQRLQIFDVHKIPSLLSWSQLYKHSGVPISSMLDLKGKRVAVLAGSVQQAYLQNLLSSFAVQAELVPVQSLEEAFKLTAAHQVDAAATNRFFGDRRAASYQLDATPILFQPAQLFYATAKGRNADLLVAIDRHLGQWQSQADSEYFTVLKRWIEAPPQFSVPAYLWWSLGALALLLALALAGSALLRRQVADKTRHLRASEDRLATILNSVDAYIYIKDMELRYQYANRKVCELFDRPLAQVVGSTDSEFFDATTVERLRINDKRVIDNGERVEADEVSRSLDGSREQTYLSIKLPLRQPDGSIYALCGISTDITEHKRSEDAIHQLAFYDPLTLLPNRRFLMERLQQTLKANERQQQCGALLFIDVDNFKDLNDTLGHAMGDELLRQMAVRLSTCTRAEDTLARQGSDEFVLLLCDLSPDLDAALEQTRHVAQKILQHIAEPYLLETRHYQSTVSIGIAMFGDTPTSRDELFKQADLAMYRAKAEGRNALCFFNPAMQAQVTARTAIEADLHQALARSEFVLYYQPQVNIDGQQFGVEALVRWQHPQRGLVPPLEFIPIAESTGLILPLGRWILSTACRQLVAWAASPEQAHWSIAVNVSARQFRQSDFVQTVEQVLRDTGANPQRLELELTESLLVDDVEVVIARMSALKALGVRFSLDDFGTGYSSLSMLKRLPLDQLKIDRSFVRDLRHDPQDANIVKAIVTLGFAMNLQVIAEGVETAEQRDALVNLGCTHFQGYLFGRPAPAPA, encoded by the coding sequence TTGTATTTGTTCAATTTGTTGCCCGCCGCCTGGCGCCTGCGTGTGCCGCGTACCTTGCTGGCGCTTTGCGCGCTGGCCCTGCTGACTGCGCCAACGCTGGCGCGCGAGGTGCGCGTGGGCGTCTACCAGAACGAGCCCAAGATATTCATGGGCGCCGATGGCCAGCCCAGCGGCATCCTGGGCGACCTGCTGGTGGCGATGGCCCGGCTGGAGGGTTGGACACTCAAGCCGGTGCCCTGTGAATGGGCGGCCTGCCTGGACGCCTTGCAGGCGGGCAATATCGACCTGATGCCCGACCTGGCTTTGAGCGAGCAGCGCTTGCAGATTTTTGACGTTCACAAGATTCCCTCGCTCTTGAGCTGGTCGCAGCTTTACAAACACAGCGGCGTCCCGATCAGCTCCATGCTGGACCTCAAGGGCAAGCGGGTGGCGGTGCTGGCGGGGTCGGTGCAGCAGGCGTATCTGCAGAACCTGCTGAGCAGTTTTGCTGTGCAAGCTGAATTGGTGCCCGTCCAATCGCTGGAGGAGGCTTTTAAACTGACAGCCGCGCACCAGGTCGATGCGGCGGCGACCAACCGCTTTTTTGGCGATCGACGTGCCGCCAGCTACCAACTGGACGCGACACCGATCCTGTTTCAGCCAGCCCAACTTTTTTACGCCACCGCCAAGGGGCGCAATGCGGATTTGTTGGTCGCCATCGATCGGCATCTGGGGCAATGGCAGTCGCAAGCCGACTCCGAATACTTCACGGTGCTCAAGCGCTGGATCGAGGCGCCGCCGCAATTTTCTGTGCCCGCCTATTTGTGGTGGAGTCTGGGTGCTTTGGCGCTGCTGCTGGCGCTGGCGCTGGCCGGCAGCGCGCTGCTGCGCCGTCAAGTGGCCGACAAAACCCGCCATTTGCGCGCCAGCGAAGACCGGCTCGCCACCATTCTCAACAGCGTTGATGCCTATATTTATATCAAAGACATGGAGTTGCGCTACCAGTACGCCAACCGCAAGGTCTGCGAGTTGTTTGACCGGCCCCTGGCGCAAGTGGTGGGCAGCACTGACAGCGAGTTCTTTGATGCCACCACGGTCGAGCGCTTACGCATCAATGACAAGCGGGTGATCGACAACGGCGAGCGGGTCGAGGCCGACGAGGTCAGCCGCAGCCTCGATGGCAGCCGGGAACAAACCTACCTGTCGATCAAATTGCCCCTGCGCCAACCCGATGGCAGCATCTACGCCCTGTGCGGCATTTCCACCGACATTACCGAACACAAGCGTTCTGAGGACGCCATTCACCAGCTCGCTTTTTACGACCCCCTGACGCTGCTGCCGAATCGCCGTTTCTTGATGGAGCGTCTGCAGCAAACCCTGAAAGCCAATGAGCGTCAACAACAGTGCGGCGCTCTGCTGTTCATTGACGTTGACAATTTCAAAGACCTCAACGACACGCTGGGGCACGCGATGGGTGACGAGCTGTTGCGCCAGATGGCGGTGCGCTTGAGCACCTGCACGCGCGCCGAAGATACGCTGGCGCGTCAGGGCAGCGATGAATTTGTGCTGCTGCTGTGCGACCTGAGCCCCGATCTGGACGCGGCGCTGGAGCAAACCCGGCATGTCGCTCAAAAAATACTGCAACACATCGCTGAACCCTACCTGCTGGAAACCCGCCACTACCAGAGCACGGTCAGCATTGGCATTGCCATGTTTGGCGACACGCCAACCAGCCGAGACGAGTTGTTCAAGCAGGCTGACCTGGCGATGTACCGGGCCAAGGCCGAGGGTCGCAACGCCTTGTGCTTTTTTAACCCCGCCATGCAGGCCCAGGTGACAGCCCGCACGGCGATCGAGGCCGATCTGCACCAGGCGCTGGCGCGATCCGAGTTTGTGCTGTATTACCAGCCGCAGGTGAACATCGACGGCCAGCAGTTCGGGGTCGAAGCCCTGGTGCGCTGGCAGCATCCGCAGCGCGGACTGGTGCCGCCGCTGGAGTTCATCCCGATTGCCGAGTCGACCGGCCTGATCCTGCCCCTGGGGCGCTGGATTTTGAGTACGGCCTGTCGACAACTGGTGGCGTGGGCGGCCAGCCCTGAGCAGGCGCATTGGAGCATTGCGGTCAACGTCAGTGCGCGCCAGTTTCGCCAGAGTGACTTTGTGCAGACGGTCGAGCAAGTACTGCGCGATACCGGCGCCAACCCGCAGCGCCTGGAGCTGGAGCTGACCGAGAGCCTGCTGGTCGACGATGTGGAGGTCGTGATTGCGCGCATGAGCGCGCTCAAGGCGCTGGGTGTGCGCTTCTCGCTCGACGATTTTGGTACTGGCTACTCCTCGCTGAGCATGCTCAAACGCCTGCCGCTGGACCAGCTCAAGATTGACCGCTCGTTTGTGCGCGATTTACGCCACGATCCGCAGGATGCCAACATTGTCAAGGCCATTGTTACCTTGGGGTTTGCCATGAACCTGCAGGTTATTGCGGAAGGGGTCGAGACAGCCGAGCAACGTGATGCACTGGTGAACCTGGGCTGCACCCATTTTCAGGGCTATCTGTTTGGCCGCCCGGCGCCGGCGCCGGCCTAA
- a CDS encoding choice-of-anchor L family PEP-CTERM protein: MRSSFNGPKAVLATAALLALGLAASSASAAVVISTINSSAGIESTLINALLAPASGVSVVAGTPSYQGTNTANFQQSGTYSGLNLAPSSGSTPTLTMADGIFLTSGNANIPLTNTLNNFTGQSGSGAYVPLGALSASAGGTSTTLDANVLSFNFNVAAGQTSVSALFMFGTDEFPTQSVTDIFGFFVDGVNFAKFSTGELISNTPGNPTNFILNPVGGGLYDIEYNGLTQVFNVTGILGAGNADGSHTLTIGIADTSDSIFDSGVFVSSLKSGTATGGGGIGDDGNTVPEPGSLALLGVALAAVGAVRRSKKV, encoded by the coding sequence ATGCGTAGCTCTTTTAATGGCCCCAAGGCCGTACTCGCCACGGCGGCATTGCTGGCACTGGGTCTGGCAGCGAGCAGCGCGTCAGCCGCTGTGGTGATCTCCACCATCAATTCCAGCGCCGGTATTGAATCCACCTTGATCAACGCCCTGCTGGCGCCGGCGAGCGGCGTCAGCGTCGTTGCAGGCACGCCAAGTTATCAGGGCACCAACACGGCGAACTTCCAACAGTCTGGCACCTACAGCGGCTTGAATCTGGCTCCTTCGTCTGGCTCCACGCCGACCTTGACCATGGCGGACGGTATCTTCCTGACCTCGGGCAACGCCAACATTCCACTGACCAACACCTTGAACAATTTCACCGGCCAATCGGGCAGCGGCGCGTATGTCCCGCTGGGCGCCTTGAGTGCCAGTGCAGGCGGGACGTCGACGACTTTGGACGCCAATGTGCTGAGCTTCAACTTCAATGTCGCCGCGGGTCAGACGTCGGTGTCGGCGCTGTTCATGTTTGGCACCGACGAGTTTCCGACCCAGAGCGTCACCGACATCTTCGGTTTCTTTGTTGATGGCGTGAATTTTGCGAAGTTCAGCACGGGCGAACTGATCTCCAACACCCCGGGCAACCCGACCAACTTCATCCTCAATCCGGTGGGCGGTGGCCTGTACGATATCGAGTACAACGGCCTGACCCAGGTGTTCAATGTGACCGGTATTCTGGGTGCCGGCAATGCCGACGGCAGCCATACACTCACCATCGGCATCGCTGACACCAGCGACAGCATCTTTGACAGCGGTGTGTTCGTCAGCTCGCTGAAGTCCGGCACCGCAACGGGTGGTGGTGGCATCGGCGACGATGGCAACACGGTGCCCGAGCCAGGTTCGCTGGCGCTGCTTGGCGTGGCACTGGCCGCCGTCGGCGCCGTGCGCCGCAGCAAGAAGGTCTGA
- the glgP gene encoding alpha-glucan family phosphorylase, protein MFAGDQDIEHAVMELASFLPEPLRPLARVAYNYRWSWTTDGAAMFEAIDPERWVRCGRNPRRLLSETPPSMLARACADAGFVGWVSRIAAELALDAARPCCEGAIRAAHPVAFCCSEFAVHGSLPIYSGGLGVLAGDILKEASDLALPMVGIGLMYRTGYFHQRIDVTGYQHEYWLDADPERLPCVKVTAADGRPVTVVVPIDEESVTAQVWRVDVGRVPLYLLDTDLPVNSQRGRWITSRLYEGNRAIRLAQYAVLGVGGVRAVRALGIEPAVYHLNEGHPALGVFELLARAQALTPGASAREAAWQQVREQVVFTTHTPVPAGNETYQRTEVLTMLGRIADLVGEREHFLALGRIDPANPNQPMGMNALALRASRHANAVSQRHGQVARAMWQPLFPGRAVQEVPITHITNGVHVPSWLRGPMRALLDRYLGEDWLRRADQSATWAPVQDIPGAELWAARCAARAQLVDMIARRATSDRLRRGEPLDYAEAIGSGFDPMRLTIGFARRLATYKRLHLVALLPQRALALIGGTQPVQFVFAGKAHPDDLAAKDVVRQVFALKNAPSVAGRAAFLEDYDLTLAAQLVAGCDVWVNLPRPPNEASGTSGMKSCLGGGLQLSVLDGWWAEAFDGSNGWAINGDVIDDTQAQDQRDAHALFDLLEQEVVPMFHERDAQGVPQRWVSMMRRSLLTNGPRFSATRMLRDYADQVYRRN, encoded by the coding sequence ATGTTCGCAGGTGACCAAGACATTGAGCATGCGGTCATGGAGCTGGCAAGCTTCCTGCCCGAACCGCTGCGCCCGCTCGCCCGCGTGGCCTACAACTACCGCTGGTCCTGGACGACCGACGGTGCGGCCATGTTCGAGGCGATTGACCCCGAGCGCTGGGTCCGTTGTGGGCGCAACCCGCGGCGCTTGCTGTCCGAGACGCCACCGTCCATGTTGGCGCGCGCTTGCGCCGATGCGGGCTTTGTCGGCTGGGTCAGCCGGATTGCGGCGGAGCTGGCTCTGGACGCCGCCCGGCCTTGCTGTGAGGGCGCCATCAGAGCGGCGCACCCGGTCGCGTTTTGCTGTTCCGAGTTTGCCGTGCATGGCTCCCTGCCCATCTATTCGGGCGGACTCGGCGTGCTGGCGGGCGACATCTTGAAGGAAGCCTCCGACCTCGCCTTGCCCATGGTCGGCATCGGCCTGATGTACCGCACCGGCTATTTTCACCAGCGCATCGATGTGACCGGTTACCAACATGAGTACTGGCTCGATGCCGACCCCGAGCGACTGCCCTGCGTCAAAGTCACGGCTGCCGATGGCCGGCCGGTCACGGTGGTCGTGCCGATTGATGAGGAAAGTGTGACGGCGCAGGTCTGGCGCGTTGACGTCGGGCGGGTGCCGCTCTACCTGCTCGATACCGATCTGCCGGTCAACAGCCAGCGCGGGCGCTGGATCACGTCAAGGCTGTATGAAGGCAACCGCGCGATTCGGCTGGCGCAGTACGCGGTGCTCGGCGTCGGTGGGGTGCGGGCCGTGCGCGCGCTGGGCATTGAGCCCGCCGTCTACCACCTCAACGAAGGCCACCCCGCGCTCGGCGTCTTTGAATTGCTGGCCCGGGCGCAAGCGCTGACTCCCGGGGCTAGCGCACGTGAGGCCGCCTGGCAGCAGGTGCGCGAACAGGTCGTCTTTACCACCCACACCCCGGTCCCGGCGGGCAACGAGACCTACCAGCGCACCGAAGTCTTGACCATGCTGGGGCGCATTGCCGATCTGGTGGGTGAGCGCGAACACTTCCTGGCGCTGGGTCGCATCGACCCGGCCAACCCGAACCAGCCCATGGGCATGAACGCGCTGGCGTTGCGGGCCAGTCGTCACGCCAATGCGGTGAGCCAGCGGCACGGCCAGGTGGCGCGCGCCATGTGGCAGCCGCTGTTTCCGGGCCGTGCCGTGCAGGAGGTGCCCATCACCCACATCACCAACGGCGTGCATGTGCCCAGCTGGCTGCGCGGCCCCATGCGCGCCTTGCTGGACCGCTACCTGGGCGAAGACTGGCTGCGCCGCGCCGACCAGAGCGCCACCTGGGCGCCGGTGCAGGACATCCCCGGCGCCGAGCTGTGGGCGGCGCGCTGCGCGGCGCGTGCCCAGCTGGTTGACATGATCGCGCGGCGGGCCACCAGCGACCGGCTGCGCCGCGGCGAGCCGCTCGATTACGCCGAGGCCATCGGCAGCGGCTTCGACCCGATGCGCCTGACCATCGGCTTTGCCCGGCGGCTCGCCACCTACAAGCGCCTGCACCTGGTGGCGCTGTTGCCGCAGCGCGCGCTGGCGCTGATCGGCGGCACGCAGCCGGTGCAATTTGTGTTTGCAGGCAAAGCCCATCCCGACGATCTCGCCGCCAAGGACGTGGTGCGCCAGGTGTTTGCCCTCAAGAACGCACCCAGCGTGGCCGGTCGCGCCGCCTTTCTGGAGGACTACGACCTGACGCTGGCGGCCCAGTTGGTGGCGGGCTGCGATGTGTGGGTCAATCTGCCCCGGCCGCCGAACGAAGCCAGCGGCACCAGCGGCATGAAATCCTGCCTGGGCGGCGGCCTGCAACTCTCGGTGCTGGACGGCTGGTGGGCCGAGGCCTTTGACGGCAGCAACGGCTGGGCCATCAATGGCGACGTGATTGATGACACCCAGGCGCAGGATCAACGCGACGCCCATGCCCTGTTTGACCTGCTGGAGCAGGAGGTGGTGCCGATGTTCCATGAACGCGATGCCCAAGGCGTGCCGCAGCGCTGGGTGAGCATGATGCGGCGCAGCCTGCTCACCAACGGCCCGCGCTTCTCGGCCACCCGCATGCTGCGTGACTACGCGGATCAGGTTTACCGGCGCAACTGA
- a CDS encoding bactofilin family protein, which produces MAMSPHFFNKREPETSPARPSTSVSNASSYGSSGTTATQQSNALNSAQSVNTAQAAPAAPAAPQSGSKLTVGPNIKLKGVEITDCDTLVVEGLVEATMDSRVIEISERGAFKGSAEIDMAEIHGQFDGNLTVRQKLTIYSTGKVTGKIRYGKVVIEEGGQLTGEIQFGALPTPKSASHAQATSS; this is translated from the coding sequence ATGGCCATGTCCCCTCACTTTTTCAATAAACGCGAACCCGAAACTTCACCAGCGCGCCCGAGCACTTCAGTGTCGAACGCCAGCAGTTACGGCTCATCGGGCACGACCGCCACGCAACAGTCAAACGCACTGAATTCCGCGCAATCCGTCAACACCGCACAAGCTGCACCGGCGGCGCCAGCCGCGCCCCAAAGCGGCAGCAAACTGACCGTGGGGCCCAACATCAAACTCAAAGGCGTTGAAATCACCGATTGCGATACGCTGGTGGTTGAAGGCCTGGTGGAGGCGACCATGGATTCGCGCGTGATTGAAATTTCGGAGCGCGGCGCCTTCAAGGGCTCGGCCGAAATCGACATGGCCGAGATTCATGGCCAGTTTGATGGCAACCTGACGGTGCGCCAGAAGTTGACGATCTATTCCACCGGCAAAGTCACCGGCAAGATCCGCTACGGCAAAGTGGTGATTGAAGAAGGCGGCCAACTCACCGGAGAGATCCAGTTTGGCGCCCTCCCGACACCCAAATCTGCCAGCCACGCACAAGCCACCTCGTCCTGA
- a CDS encoding TetR/AcrR family transcriptional regulator produces the protein MSTSPSRPRTRRQKAVTPGTDEKRERILKVAERLFAAQGYANTTMAQIVRELEVSKPFVYYYFHNKQEIFETLSWRPAVACFTTMDFAPDDPRPAHVKVTEGLERLIRATITHYPAAFFAYREPQVYRPEYLAAQKKLANHFYERLCSLLEQGRREGSFDFTETRITAQAACSLPGFLYNWYRPDGRLDPDAMVRELSKLAWRVIGLRDTGAG, from the coding sequence ATGAGCACATCCCCCTCCCGGCCCCGCACCCGCCGGCAAAAAGCCGTCACGCCCGGCACGGACGAAAAACGCGAGCGCATCCTCAAGGTGGCCGAGCGCCTGTTCGCGGCCCAGGGTTACGCCAACACCACGATGGCGCAAATCGTGCGCGAGTTGGAGGTCAGCAAGCCCTTTGTGTATTACTACTTTCACAACAAGCAGGAGATTTTCGAGACCCTCTCCTGGCGCCCGGCGGTCGCGTGCTTCACCACGATGGACTTTGCCCCGGATGACCCGCGCCCGGCGCATGTCAAGGTGACCGAAGGGCTGGAGCGCCTGATCCGCGCCACCATCACGCATTACCCGGCGGCTTTTTTTGCTTACCGCGAACCTCAGGTGTACCGCCCGGAGTACCTGGCCGCACAGAAGAAACTGGCAAATCACTTTTATGAGCGCCTGTGCTCGCTGCTGGAGCAGGGGCGACGCGAGGGCAGCTTCGACTTCACCGAAACACGCATCACCGCGCAGGCGGCATGCAGCCTGCCCGGCTTTCTCTACAACTGGTACCGACCCGACGGCCGCCTGGATCCTGACGCCATGGTGCGCGAGCTCTCCAAACTGGCCTGGCGCGTCATCGGCCTGCGTGACACCGGTGCAGGTTGA
- a CDS encoding AMP-binding protein encodes METAQFPELDAPLHDYLRAHARTQPDKAAYLWYGHGISYAELDRASDAFAARLAALGVKKGDPVALFLNNCPQYVMAHYAIQKLGAIVCPCGPLNKEHELLYQLGDLQARVIVAADNLLPVVAQVRSQTALTHVFAVRYADLLPEQPSVTVPAELLAMKAQPTQLPADVEDFMAATQGTARPPPVALAMDDVALMTYTSGTTGLPKGAMLTYGNALYKSAAAANCNGVGHDDVLLAIAPLYHIAGMVMGINVTMFTGATTVLMYRFDPLAVLQAIERHRVTWWYSIAPMNVFAMQVPTARAFDLSSLRMNPVTSFGVTLTEALARQWQALAPHCESFEAAYGLSETHTVDTYMPHDAIRWGTQGKAIPGNEIRILDAGSGRVCASGEVGEIVLRSAGVFKGYWNKPEATAQTLRDGWVHTGDMGKLDADGYLTFIGRFKEMIKVSGYSVFPEEVETILIKHPAIAQAAVIGVPDPDKGEMVKAFVVLKPGQSASAADIVAWSRANMATYKAPHDVQLMAALPTTGAGKVLRRLLKDPAPSADLTPPATKQTHD; translated from the coding sequence ATGGAGACAGCTCAATTCCCCGAACTGGATGCGCCCCTGCACGACTACCTGCGTGCTCACGCCCGAACGCAACCCGACAAAGCCGCTTACCTGTGGTACGGCCACGGCATCAGCTACGCCGAGCTCGACCGCGCCAGTGATGCCTTTGCGGCCCGGCTGGCGGCGCTGGGGGTCAAAAAGGGCGACCCAGTGGCGCTGTTTCTGAACAATTGCCCGCAGTACGTGATGGCGCATTACGCCATCCAGAAACTCGGCGCCATCGTCTGCCCGTGTGGGCCGCTCAACAAGGAGCACGAGTTGCTCTACCAACTGGGCGACTTGCAGGCGCGCGTGATCGTCGCCGCCGACAACCTGCTGCCGGTGGTGGCGCAGGTGCGCAGCCAGACCGCGCTGACCCATGTGTTTGCCGTGCGTTATGCCGACTTGCTGCCCGAGCAGCCGAGCGTGACCGTCCCCGCTGAATTGCTGGCGATGAAAGCCCAGCCCACGCAACTGCCGGCCGATGTGGAAGACTTCATGGCGGCCACCCAGGGCACGGCCAGGCCGCCGCCGGTGGCGCTGGCCATGGATGACGTCGCGCTGATGACCTACACCTCGGGCACCACCGGCTTGCCCAAGGGCGCCATGCTGACTTATGGCAACGCCTTGTACAAATCGGCCGCGGCGGCCAACTGCAATGGCGTCGGCCACGATGATGTGTTGCTGGCGATTGCGCCGCTGTATCACATTGCGGGCATGGTGATGGGCATCAACGTCACGATGTTCACCGGTGCGACCACCGTGTTGATGTACCGTTTCGACCCGCTGGCGGTGCTGCAGGCGATTGAGCGCCACCGCGTGACCTGGTGGTACAGCATAGCGCCGATGAACGTGTTTGCCATGCAGGTGCCTACTGCCAGGGCGTTCGATTTGTCGAGCTTGCGCATGAACCCGGTGACCAGCTTTGGCGTCACCTTGACCGAGGCACTGGCCCGGCAATGGCAGGCCCTGGCACCCCACTGCGAGTCGTTCGAGGCGGCCTACGGCTTGAGCGAAACCCACACGGTCGACACCTACATGCCGCACGATGCAATCCGCTGGGGCACGCAGGGCAAGGCGATTCCGGGCAACGAGATCCGCATCCTGGACGCCGGGTCGGGCCGTGTCTGCGCCAGCGGCGAGGTCGGCGAGATCGTGCTGCGCAGCGCCGGCGTCTTCAAGGGCTACTGGAACAAGCCCGAGGCCACGGCGCAGACGTTGCGCGACGGCTGGGTCCACACCGGCGACATGGGCAAGCTGGACGCCGATGGCTACCTGACCTTCATCGGCCGCTTCAAGGAGATGATCAAGGTCTCGGGCTACAGCGTGTTTCCCGAAGAAGTGGAAACGATTTTGATCAAGCACCCGGCCATTGCCCAGGCCGCCGTGATTGGTGTGCCCGACCCCGACAAGGGCGAAATGGTGAAGGCTTTTGTCGTGCTGAAGCCGGGCCAGAGCGCCAGCGCCGCGGACATTGTGGCCTGGTCGCGCGCCAACATGGCCACCTACAAGGCACCCCACGACGTGCAGCTGATGGCCGCCCTGCCGACCACCGGCGCGGGCAAAGTGTTGCGCCGCCTGCTGAAAGACCCGGCGCCATCCGCCGACCTCACGCCACCCGCCACAAAGCAAACCCATGACTGA
- a CDS encoding carboxyl transferase domain-containing protein, with amino-acid sequence MQPGDSVQAGDLLVILEAMKMEHELRAPQAGRVGELFFANGELVAEADLLLNIELLTQVGRGLEPDLAYMSAPQDTPAAVRPDLQRVLDRQAYTLDANRPEAMSKRHALAQRSARENIADLCDADSFIEYGAFAVAAQSRRRSEEDLIQNTPADGMVTGIGSVNQALFGPEHSRAVVMAYDATVLAGTQGLRNHQKTDRMLGLALQQKLPVLLFAEGGGGRPGDVDMPIVAGLHVGTFASFARLNGQVPMVGIVAGRCFAGNAALLGCCDVIIATDNSNIGMGGPAMVEGGGLGVFRPEQIGPSGVQHGNGVIDILVADETQAVAAARHYLSFFQGRLNDWQAPDVQALRDVVPENRLRVYDTRAAITGMADEGSVLFLRSGFGLGLHTALARMEGRPVGILANNPLHLGGAIDADAADKAARFMQLCNAHGLPLISLVDTPGFMVGPDMEAQAQVRHVSRLFIAAAHLRVPFFSVVLRKGYGLGAMAMTAGGFHSPLMTVAWPSGEFGAMGLEGAVRLGYRKELEALPEGPQREALFEQLLAKQYDNGSAIHMAATLEIDAVIDPAQTRAWLLRGLQTQGELPPASGLAIDAW; translated from the coding sequence GTGCAGCCTGGTGACAGCGTCCAGGCCGGTGACCTGCTGGTGATTCTGGAAGCCATGAAAATGGAGCACGAGTTGCGCGCCCCCCAGGCCGGGCGCGTGGGCGAGCTGTTCTTTGCCAATGGCGAGCTGGTGGCAGAAGCCGACTTGCTATTGAATATAGAGCTGCTTACGCAGGTAGGACGGGGGCTGGAGCCTGATTTGGCTTATATGTCTGCACCTCAGGATACGCCGGCTGCGGTGCGCCCCGACCTGCAACGGGTGCTTGATCGCCAGGCCTACACGCTCGATGCCAACCGCCCCGAGGCCATGAGCAAGCGCCACGCGCTGGCTCAGCGCAGCGCGCGCGAGAACATTGCCGATTTGTGTGATGCCGACTCCTTCATCGAGTACGGCGCTTTTGCCGTGGCGGCCCAGAGCCGCCGTCGCTCCGAAGAAGACCTGATCCAGAACACCCCCGCCGACGGCATGGTGACCGGCATCGGCAGCGTCAACCAGGCGCTGTTTGGCCCCGAGCACAGCCGCGCGGTGGTGATGGCTTACGACGCCACCGTGCTGGCCGGCACCCAAGGCCTGCGCAACCACCAGAAGACCGACCGCATGCTGGGCCTGGCCCTGCAACAAAAGCTGCCCGTGCTGCTGTTTGCCGAAGGCGGCGGCGGCAGGCCGGGCGACGTCGATATGCCGATCGTGGCCGGGCTGCATGTGGGCACTTTTGCCAGCTTCGCGCGCCTGAATGGCCAGGTGCCAATGGTCGGCATCGTGGCGGGGCGCTGCTTTGCCGGCAACGCGGCCTTGCTGGGCTGCTGTGACGTGATCATCGCCACCGACAACAGCAACATCGGCATGGGCGGCCCGGCCATGGTCGAGGGCGGCGGCCTGGGGGTTTTCAGACCAGAACAGATTGGCCCCAGTGGGGTGCAACACGGCAATGGCGTCATCGATATTCTGGTGGCGGACGAAACGCAGGCGGTGGCGGCGGCGCGGCATTACCTGTCGTTCTTTCAGGGCCGCTTAAACGACTGGCAAGCGCCAGACGTGCAGGCGCTGCGTGACGTGGTGCCGGAAAACCGCTTGCGCGTCTATGACACGCGCGCTGCCATCACCGGCATGGCTGATGAGGGCAGCGTGCTGTTTCTACGCAGCGGCTTTGGCTTGGGGCTCCACACCGCGCTGGCGCGCATGGAGGGCCGCCCGGTCGGCATCCTGGCCAACAACCCGCTGCACCTGGGCGGCGCCATCGACGCCGATGCGGCCGACAAGGCGGCGCGCTTCATGCAACTGTGCAACGCGCACGGCTTGCCGCTGATCAGCCTGGTGGACACACCCGGCTTCATGGTCGGGCCGGACATGGAAGCCCAGGCGCAGGTGCGCCATGTGAGCCGCCTGTTTATTGCGGCCGCGCATTTGCGCGTGCCGTTTTTCAGCGTGGTGCTGCGCAAGGGCTACGGCCTGGGTGCCATGGCCATGACGGCCGGCGGCTTTCACTCGCCCCTGATGACCGTGGCCTGGCCAAGTGGCGAATTTGGCGCCATGGGCTTGGAGGGCGCCGTGCGACTGGGCTACCGCAAGGAACTCGAAGCGCTGCCTGAAGGGCCGCAGCGCGAGGCCTTGTTCGAGCAACTGCTGGC